Proteins encoded within one genomic window of Chitinophaga parva:
- a CDS encoding dihydrofolate reductase family protein — translation MRNLVVALAVSLDGFIEGPHGEYDWCFTDQDYGLHEFFLRIDAVFIGRKSYEVAREYRDHNGRLVPGMPPVTEYVFSSTLQSANEGAVIIATDAVAEVRKIKALPGKDIWLYGGAVLTNALLREGLVDEIWMAVHPILLGSGKPLFEPRSQRIGLTLLENKTYETGLVSLRYKVNNHGL, via the coding sequence ATGCGAAATTTAGTTGTTGCCCTGGCCGTCTCCCTGGATGGCTTTATAGAAGGGCCCCATGGAGAATACGACTGGTGTTTTACCGACCAGGACTACGGCCTGCATGAATTTTTTTTACGCATCGATGCGGTGTTCATAGGCCGTAAAAGCTATGAAGTGGCCCGGGAATACAGGGATCATAACGGCCGGCTGGTGCCCGGTATGCCACCGGTGACGGAGTATGTATTTTCCAGTACACTCCAATCCGCAAATGAAGGTGCTGTGATCATTGCAACAGATGCGGTTGCAGAAGTGCGTAAAATAAAAGCGCTGCCGGGCAAGGACATCTGGTTGTATGGCGGAGCAGTGCTCACCAATGCCTTACTCCGTGAAGGCCTGGTAGATGAAATATGGATGGCAGTGCATCCCATCCTGCTCGGCAGCGGAAAGCCACTGTTTGAGCCCCGCAGCCAGCGCATCGGCCTCACGCTGCTGGAAAACAAAACCTATGAAACAGGGCTGGTATCGCTCCGGTATAAGGTAAATAACCACGGGCTGTAA
- a CDS encoding helix-turn-helix domain-containing protein, which translates to MKLTHYVISPPLQPFVKLICTMDCEGDTDTCHITVLPDACVELFVNYSTTPLAIIDNEIYHQSIVSARMTRPTSVQMRKGAGCIAVCFYPGMAHRFFNVAMHELTDKNTSLNDLWKGLTPALEERLANTPGNNERVALLQHYLLQQCNGENEDVVLAYCLSQARATKDFLPVSQLVNATGISQRHLARKFQQYVGVSPKEYLSVTRFVRALAQLKRYPELSLTQIAYESGYYDQAHFNHDFKNYTGLAPGDVVRAAHVLY; encoded by the coding sequence ATGAAACTTACGCACTACGTCATATCGCCCCCTCTTCAGCCATTTGTAAAGCTGATCTGCACCATGGACTGTGAAGGGGACACCGACACCTGTCATATCACCGTGCTCCCTGATGCCTGCGTGGAATTATTTGTGAATTATTCCACCACCCCCCTGGCCATCATCGACAATGAAATATACCATCAAAGCATTGTCAGCGCCCGCATGACACGTCCCACTTCGGTACAAATGCGCAAAGGCGCCGGTTGCATTGCGGTTTGCTTTTACCCCGGAATGGCACACCGCTTTTTTAATGTTGCTATGCACGAGTTGACAGACAAAAACACTTCCTTAAATGATCTTTGGAAAGGCCTAACCCCGGCGTTGGAAGAAAGACTTGCCAACACACCGGGCAATAATGAACGGGTAGCGCTACTGCAACATTATCTTCTGCAACAATGCAACGGAGAAAACGAGGACGTGGTGCTTGCGTATTGCCTTAGCCAGGCCCGTGCCACCAAAGATTTCCTGCCGGTAAGCCAGCTTGTAAACGCCACCGGCATCAGCCAGCGCCACCTGGCCCGCAAGTTTCAACAATACGTGGGCGTCTCCCCCAAAGAATACCTCAGCGTAACCCGGTTTGTCCGCGCGCTTGCACAACTGAAAAGATACCCTGAACTTTCACTCACCCAAATAGCCTATGAGAGCGGCTACTACGACCAGGCACATTTCAACCATGATTTTAAAAATTACACCGGCCTTGCACCCGGCGATGTGGTCCGCGCAGCACATGTTTTATATTGA
- the tig gene encoding trigger factor produces MATVTRENIGLLNDKITVKVSKDDYLPNFDKAVKQFTKSASIPGFRKGMVPAGMVKKMHGQAIFTDEVIKAVESKLGSYLQEEKLDIFGQPIPLERNENEFNYNAPAEYTFNFEVGLKPAVEITPLESGKTNLTRYKVIVSDKMVDEEVERMQLKGGDIQEGDTIVDGENVVNVTFIESDANGTPVEGGITKENSLLVKYFSPAIVEKLIGKKTGDSIVFQLEGSFDEERLAYILKDLGFDADDKEAARKYFKLDITKVQVIAKKELNEAFFKEIYPNENLATVEDFRAKLKSEIETYWAQESRNALHNELFETLVHETPIELPKEFLKRWLQVGGEKPKTAAEADHEWPNFDHQLRWTLISDKLIRDNKMEVSFEELKEGAKARLLGHFGGAAAGAEWLDSYLDRLLQDEKFVDQTYREMITAKLFDYAETKVNIKEEEISAEEFVKLPNKHHHHHEH; encoded by the coding sequence ATGGCAACCGTTACCAGAGAGAATATTGGTTTATTGAATGATAAGATCACTGTGAAAGTGAGCAAGGATGACTATCTTCCTAATTTTGACAAGGCCGTAAAACAATTCACCAAAAGTGCCAGCATTCCTGGCTTCCGTAAAGGCATGGTTCCGGCCGGTATGGTGAAGAAAATGCATGGCCAGGCCATCTTCACAGATGAAGTGATCAAAGCGGTAGAATCCAAACTGGGCAGCTACCTCCAGGAAGAGAAACTCGATATTTTCGGTCAGCCTATCCCCCTCGAAAGAAACGAAAACGAATTTAACTACAACGCCCCCGCGGAATATACCTTCAATTTTGAAGTGGGCCTGAAGCCCGCCGTAGAGATCACGCCCCTGGAAAGTGGCAAGACCAACCTGACCCGCTACAAAGTAATTGTGAGCGACAAAATGGTGGACGAAGAAGTAGAACGCATGCAGCTGAAAGGCGGCGACATCCAGGAAGGCGATACGATCGTGGATGGCGAGAACGTTGTAAATGTAACCTTCATTGAAAGCGATGCCAACGGCACGCCCGTAGAAGGTGGTATCACCAAAGAAAATTCCCTCCTCGTTAAATACTTTTCCCCCGCCATCGTTGAAAAACTGATCGGCAAGAAAACCGGCGACAGCATTGTATTCCAGCTCGAAGGTTCCTTTGATGAGGAACGCCTGGCCTATATCCTGAAAGACCTGGGCTTTGACGCAGATGACAAGGAAGCCGCCAGGAAATATTTCAAACTGGACATCACCAAAGTACAGGTGATCGCCAAGAAAGAACTCAACGAAGCTTTCTTCAAAGAAATATATCCCAACGAAAACCTGGCCACTGTTGAAGATTTCCGCGCCAAGCTGAAATCCGAGATCGAAACCTATTGGGCACAGGAAAGCCGCAACGCCCTCCACAACGAACTGTTCGAAACCCTGGTGCACGAAACGCCCATCGAACTGCCTAAGGAGTTCCTGAAACGCTGGCTGCAGGTAGGTGGCGAAAAGCCTAAAACCGCCGCAGAAGCCGACCACGAATGGCCGAACTTTGACCACCAGCTCCGCTGGACACTGATTAGCGATAAACTGATCCGCGATAATAAAATGGAAGTTTCTTTCGAAGAACTGAAAGAAGGTGCCAAAGCCAGACTGCTGGGCCACTTTGGTGGCGCCGCTGCCGGTGCTGAGTGGCTGGATAGCTACCTGGACCGCCTGCTGCAGGATGAGAAGTTCGTAGACCAGACTTACCGGGAGATGATTACCGCCAAGTTGTTTGATTACGCAGAAACGAAGGTGAATATTAAAGAAGAGGAAATTTCAGCAGAAGAATTTGTTAAATTACCAAATAAACATCATCACCATCATGAACATTAA
- the clpP gene encoding ATP-dependent Clp endopeptidase proteolytic subunit ClpP produces MNINNEFRKYAIQHRGMSSLVVDSYTKHQINSLTPYIIEERPMQIAQLDVFSRLMMDRIIFMGDPVTDYVANIITAQLLFLESVDRARDIQMYINSPGGSVYAGLGIYDTMQLVAPDVATICTGMAASFGAVLLVAGSKGKRTALKHARVMIHQPHGGAEGQTSDIEITAREFIKLKKELNEIIATHAGQPVKKVEKDGDRDYWMTADEAKEYGIIDDVLDKNPRKKTEAPQQ; encoded by the coding sequence ATGAACATTAATAACGAATTCCGTAAATACGCCATACAGCACCGTGGTATGTCCAGCCTGGTGGTAGATAGCTACACCAAGCACCAGATCAACTCTTTGACGCCTTACATCATCGAAGAGCGACCCATGCAGATTGCCCAGCTGGACGTATTCTCCCGCCTGATGATGGACCGCATCATCTTCATGGGCGACCCCGTGACAGATTATGTGGCCAATATCATCACCGCACAGCTGCTGTTCCTGGAATCTGTAGACCGCGCCCGCGATATCCAGATGTACATCAACAGCCCCGGTGGTAGCGTATACGCCGGCCTCGGTATCTACGACACCATGCAGCTCGTAGCACCGGACGTAGCCACCATCTGCACCGGTATGGCCGCCTCCTTTGGCGCCGTACTCCTGGTAGCAGGTTCAAAAGGCAAACGTACCGCCCTGAAACACGCCCGTGTAATGATCCACCAGCCCCACGGCGGTGCGGAAGGCCAGACCTCCGATATCGAGATCACAGCGCGTGAATTTATCAAGCTGAAAAAAGAGCTGAACGAGATCATTGCCACCCACGCCGGCCAGCCCGTGAAGAAAGTGGAAAAAGACGGTGACCGCGACTACTGGATGACCGCCGACGAAGCCAAAGAATACGGTATCATCGACGACGTCCTGGACAAAAATCCCCGCAAAAAGACGGAAGCTCCTCAGCAATAA
- the clpX gene encoding ATP-dependent Clp protease ATP-binding subunit ClpX translates to MKESKIRCSFCSRSKDEVQILIAGAEGHICENCVTNAQEIIEQELFQNANKKKASPSHFVPKVSKPREIKHFLDDYVIGQDDAKKILAVAVYNHYKRLNQQVEDDEIEIEKSNIVMVGETGTGKTLLAKSIAKLLNVPFAIVDATVFTEAGYVGEDVESILTRLLQVCNYDVEAAERGIVYIDEIDKIARKSDNPSITRDVSGEGVQQGLLKLLEGTEVLVPPQGGRKHPEQKLIKINTSNILFICGGAFDGLDKIISRRVQTHSIGFTVNKEREEENKKQILRYVNAQDLKSFGLIPELLGRLPVVTYLNSLDADALKSILTLPKNALIKQYQKLFKVEGITLTVAEDAIDYIVDKAMEYKLGARGLRSICEIVMSDAMFELPSTNETVFHLDKAYAQQKLETSTLVKLKVA, encoded by the coding sequence ATGAAAGAATCGAAAATACGCTGTTCCTTTTGCAGCCGCTCCAAAGACGAAGTGCAGATACTGATCGCAGGCGCTGAAGGACACATTTGCGAAAACTGCGTGACAAACGCCCAGGAGATCATTGAGCAGGAATTGTTCCAGAATGCCAACAAGAAGAAAGCCAGCCCCTCCCACTTTGTTCCCAAGGTGTCTAAACCCCGGGAAATAAAACACTTCCTGGACGATTACGTGATCGGGCAGGACGATGCCAAGAAGATCCTGGCCGTAGCCGTGTACAACCACTACAAACGCCTCAACCAGCAGGTGGAGGATGATGAGATCGAGATCGAAAAATCCAACATCGTAATGGTAGGTGAAACCGGTACCGGCAAAACCCTCCTGGCTAAATCCATCGCCAAACTGCTGAACGTACCCTTTGCCATCGTGGATGCCACCGTATTCACAGAGGCCGGCTACGTGGGCGAAGACGTGGAAAGCATCCTCACCCGCCTGCTGCAGGTGTGCAACTATGACGTGGAAGCCGCCGAACGCGGTATCGTATACATCGACGAAATTGATAAGATCGCCCGCAAAAGCGATAACCCTTCCATTACCCGCGATGTAAGCGGTGAAGGCGTGCAGCAAGGCCTGCTGAAACTCCTGGAAGGCACTGAAGTGCTCGTACCCCCGCAAGGCGGCCGCAAGCACCCCGAACAAAAACTGATCAAGATCAACACCTCTAATATCCTCTTCATCTGCGGTGGCGCATTTGACGGCCTTGATAAGATCATCAGCCGCCGTGTGCAAACCCATTCCATCGGTTTTACCGTGAACAAGGAAAGGGAAGAGGAGAACAAGAAACAGATCCTGCGTTACGTAAACGCTCAGGACCTGAAATCCTTTGGCCTCATCCCCGAGTTGCTGGGCCGCCTGCCGGTAGTGACTTACCTGAACTCCCTGGATGCAGATGCCCTCAAGAGCATCCTCACCCTGCCCAAGAATGCCCTTATTAAACAATACCAGAAGCTCTTCAAGGTAGAAGGTATAACTCTCACCGTGGCCGAAGACGCCATCGACTACATCGTGGACAAGGCCATGGAATACAAGCTGGGCGCCCGCGGCCTCCGCTCCATCTGCGAGATCGTGATGAGCGACGCCATGTTTGAACTGCCTTCCACCAATGAAACCGTGTTCCACCTGGACAAAGCCTACGCCCAGCAAAAACTGGAAACCAGCACCCTGGTGAAACTGAAAGTGGCCTAA
- a CDS encoding acyl-CoA dehydrogenase: MNFQLTEMQQQVAQMIRDFGRSHILPHVLEWDESQTFPRELFTQLGQQGLMGVLVPTEYGGSGLTYPDYVTVISEIARHCGAIGLSVAAHNSLCTGHILQFGNEAQKQKYLPKLASAEWIGAWGLTEPNTGSDAMNMKCVAHQEGNEWVINGGKCWITHGKSGDVAVVIARTGSVRDSHGMTAFVVERGTPGFSGGKKENKLGMRASETAEMIFDNCRIPAENMLGNEGEGFIQSMKVLDGGRISIAALSLGIAKGAYDAALKYSKERQQFDQPICNFQGIAFKLADMATQIEAAELLTMQAAWMKTAGQKMTREAAMAKYYASEVAVKVATEAVQIFGGYGYTKDFPVEKFYRDAKLCTIGEGTSEIQKIVIAREALK, from the coding sequence ATGAATTTTCAGCTCACGGAAATGCAACAGCAGGTGGCCCAGATGATCCGAGACTTTGGAAGATCCCACATCCTGCCGCACGTCCTGGAATGGGATGAATCCCAAACCTTCCCCCGGGAATTATTTACCCAACTGGGCCAGCAGGGGCTCATGGGCGTGCTGGTGCCAACGGAATATGGCGGCAGCGGCCTCACTTACCCCGACTATGTGACGGTGATCAGCGAAATAGCCCGCCACTGCGGTGCCATTGGTCTCAGCGTGGCGGCGCATAACTCCCTTTGCACCGGGCATATTTTGCAGTTTGGCAACGAGGCGCAAAAACAAAAATATTTACCCAAACTGGCCAGCGCCGAGTGGATAGGCGCCTGGGGCCTCACAGAGCCCAACACCGGTAGTGATGCCATGAATATGAAATGCGTGGCGCACCAAGAGGGCAACGAGTGGGTGATCAACGGCGGTAAATGCTGGATCACGCACGGTAAAAGTGGCGATGTAGCGGTGGTGATAGCCCGTACCGGTTCCGTGCGCGACAGCCATGGTATGACCGCTTTTGTCGTAGAACGCGGCACGCCTGGCTTTTCCGGCGGTAAAAAGGAAAACAAGCTGGGCATGCGCGCTTCTGAAACGGCGGAAATGATCTTTGACAACTGCCGCATTCCTGCTGAGAACATGCTGGGCAACGAAGGCGAAGGTTTTATCCAGTCCATGAAAGTGCTGGACGGCGGCCGCATTTCCATTGCGGCACTGTCGCTTGGCATTGCAAAAGGAGCATACGATGCCGCGCTGAAATACTCCAAGGAACGCCAGCAGTTTGACCAGCCCATTTGCAATTTCCAGGGCATTGCGTTTAAGCTGGCAGACATGGCCACCCAGATCGAAGCCGCGGAGTTGCTCACTATGCAGGCCGCCTGGATGAAAACCGCGGGGCAGAAAATGACACGGGAAGCCGCCATGGCCAAGTATTACGCATCAGAAGTAGCCGTGAAAGTGGCTACGGAGGCAGTGCAGATCTTTGGTGGTTACGGTTATACAAAAGACTTCCCGGTGGAGAAATTTTACCGGGATGCAAAGCTTTGTACCATTGGTGAGGGTACGTCTGAGATCCAGAAGATCGTTATTGCAAGGGAAGCGTTGAAATAA
- a CDS encoding helix-hairpin-helix domain-containing protein, with protein sequence MWREFIKNYLDFSRRERRGIYILLACIVVCYLLPYCLPAPDFPDIKTALLFPENAVAAGKRNTVKSTSPATYFFFDPNTLPLQGFLDLGIREKTALTIIHYREKGGHFRQPADLAKIYGLPAAQAAALAPYVRIGATVSKGDGRPAANAGAAEKRNSVDTARFSHSGFHRDSLVFKRKTYVMTDINQADSVAWMQLPGIGPGFAGRITRFRDRLGGFYSVRQVGETYGLPDSTFKKIEPFLQLHETSLKKIDLNQADEKTLGAHPYIRYSLAKLITRYRNSHGPFTEVTGLRQIAVINDSVYQRIAPYLTITPKP encoded by the coding sequence ATGTGGAGAGAATTCATTAAAAACTACCTGGATTTTTCCCGGCGCGAACGCCGCGGCATTTACATTTTACTCGCCTGCATTGTTGTTTGCTATTTGCTGCCTTACTGCCTGCCCGCACCGGACTTCCCGGATATCAAAACAGCCTTGCTATTCCCCGAAAACGCAGTGGCCGCAGGTAAGCGCAACACCGTAAAAAGCACAAGCCCGGCCACCTACTTCTTCTTTGACCCCAACACCTTGCCCCTGCAGGGTTTCCTGGACCTGGGCATCCGCGAAAAAACAGCCCTCACCATCATCCATTACCGCGAAAAAGGCGGCCATTTCCGCCAGCCGGCAGACCTGGCAAAGATCTATGGCCTGCCCGCTGCACAAGCGGCTGCACTGGCGCCCTATGTACGTATAGGCGCTACCGTTAGTAAGGGAGACGGGCGGCCTGCGGCCAATGCCGGCGCCGCGGAAAAGCGGAACAGTGTGGACACCGCCCGGTTCTCACACAGCGGGTTCCACCGGGATAGCTTGGTGTTTAAGCGCAAAACCTATGTGATGACAGACATTAACCAGGCAGACAGTGTGGCCTGGATGCAGTTGCCGGGTATAGGGCCGGGGTTTGCAGGGCGCATTACCCGGTTCCGGGACCGCCTGGGCGGTTTTTACAGCGTGCGGCAGGTGGGGGAAACTTACGGGTTGCCGGATAGTACGTTCAAAAAAATTGAACCATTCCTGCAATTGCATGAAACTTCTTTAAAGAAAATAGACCTGAACCAGGCAGATGAAAAAACTTTAGGCGCACATCCTTATATCCGCTACAGTTTAGCTAAATTAATTACCCGGTACCGCAACAGCCATGGGCCTTTTACCGAAGTAACGGGGCTGCGCCAGATAGCCGTGATCAACGACAGCGTGTACCAGCGTATTGCCCCTTATCTGACGATTACACCAAAACCATAA
- a CDS encoding MBL fold metallo-hydrolase, with protein MKVTFLGTGTSQGVPVIACNCHVCTSPDAKDNRLRSSIMLESAAGTIVVDTTPDFRYQMLRAQVKHLEALLVTHSHKDHIAGMDDIRAFNYFQQTPIDVYASTFSQEVIMREFAYAFADHKYPGIPEIRLRTIDEEPFTVNGLPIIPIQVMHYKMPVLGFRFHDFTYITDANFIHASEKEKIKGSKVLVLNALRREKHISHFTLDEAIALAKELEIPQLYLTHISHQLGRHAEVSPELPDGVALAYDGLSFEI; from the coding sequence GTGAAAGTAACCTTCCTTGGAACGGGTACTTCCCAGGGGGTGCCTGTGATCGCGTGCAACTGCCATGTCTGTACTTCGCCGGATGCGAAGGATAACCGCCTGCGCAGCAGCATTATGCTGGAAAGCGCAGCGGGCACCATCGTGGTGGACACTACGCCGGACTTCCGCTACCAGATGCTGCGGGCACAGGTAAAACACCTGGAAGCCCTGCTGGTCACGCATTCCCACAAAGACCATATTGCCGGCATGGATGATATCCGCGCTTTCAACTATTTCCAGCAAACACCCATCGACGTATATGCCTCTACGTTCTCGCAGGAGGTGATCATGCGGGAATTTGCCTACGCATTTGCAGACCATAAATATCCCGGCATCCCGGAGATCCGGCTGCGGACCATTGATGAAGAGCCTTTTACCGTGAATGGACTGCCCATTATTCCCATCCAGGTAATGCACTACAAGATGCCCGTGCTGGGTTTCCGCTTCCATGATTTTACCTACATCACGGACGCTAATTTTATCCATGCATCGGAGAAGGAAAAGATCAAAGGCTCCAAGGTCCTGGTGCTGAATGCGCTGCGGCGGGAAAAACATATTTCCCATTTTACGCTTGATGAAGCCATTGCACTGGCGAAGGAGCTGGAGATCCCGCAGTTGTACTTAACGCATATCAGCCACCAGCTGGGCCGGCATGCGGAGGTATCGCCGGAGCTGCCGGATGGGGTGGCGCTGGCCTACGACGGGTTGAGCTTTGAGATCTGA
- the porX gene encoding T9SS response regulator signal transducer PorX translates to MSQIHILWVDDEIESLKSQIMFLETKGYKVSARTNGYDALDFLKENTVDVVLLDESMPGITGLETVGRIRETNQQTPIVMITKNEEENLMDEAIGSQIADYLIKPVNPNQVLLSLKKIIDNKRLVAEKTTTAYQQDFRSLFMALNDNPGHAQWMDIYKKLVYWEMEMGKSNSPEMLEVLQSQKQEANSEFVKFVGRNYTDWMTPRAKDAPIMSHTLFQEKVLPFLDPKVPNFFVLIDNLRYDQWKAIQPIFMESFRLVEEDTFYSILPTSTQYARNAIFAGLLPVDIESRFPEQWRNDDEEGGKNLFEDLFLAQQLKNLKKDLKFSYTKVTNHQDGQHMVNNIHNLLDYPLNVIVYNFVDMLSHARTEMEVLKELAGDEVSYRSITASWFEHSPLHQALKKLADRKINLIVATDHGSVRVKTPVKVIGDKQTTTNLRYKHGRNLNYEPKEVLAFRDPRDAGLPRPNVNSSYIFAKGDNYLCYPNNYNYFANYYRNTFQHGGVSMEEMIVPVVRMVSK, encoded by the coding sequence GTGAGTCAAATTCATATACTTTGGGTAGACGATGAAATAGAATCCCTGAAATCCCAGATCATGTTCCTGGAGACCAAAGGTTATAAAGTATCTGCCCGGACCAACGGTTACGACGCGCTGGACTTCCTGAAAGAGAACACGGTAGACGTAGTACTGCTTGATGAGAGCATGCCCGGCATCACCGGCCTGGAAACGGTGGGCCGCATCCGCGAAACCAACCAGCAAACGCCCATCGTGATGATCACCAAGAACGAGGAGGAAAACCTGATGGATGAAGCCATTGGCTCCCAGATAGCCGACTACCTCATTAAACCGGTGAACCCCAACCAGGTGCTGCTTTCCCTGAAAAAGATTATCGATAATAAACGCCTGGTGGCCGAAAAGACCACCACCGCCTACCAGCAGGACTTCCGGTCCCTGTTCATGGCGCTCAACGACAATCCCGGCCACGCCCAGTGGATGGACATCTATAAAAAACTGGTGTACTGGGAAATGGAAATGGGCAAATCCAACAGCCCGGAAATGCTGGAAGTGCTGCAGTCACAAAAGCAGGAGGCCAATTCCGAATTTGTAAAATTCGTAGGCCGCAACTACACCGACTGGATGACACCCAGGGCCAAGGATGCCCCTATCATGAGCCATACACTTTTCCAGGAAAAGGTATTGCCCTTCCTGGACCCCAAGGTGCCCAATTTCTTTGTACTCATCGATAACCTGCGGTACGACCAGTGGAAGGCCATCCAGCCCATTTTCATGGAATCGTTCCGCCTGGTGGAGGAAGATACGTTTTACAGCATTTTGCCCACCAGCACCCAGTACGCGCGCAATGCGATCTTTGCAGGCCTGCTGCCGGTAGACATTGAAAGCCGCTTCCCCGAGCAGTGGCGTAATGATGACGAGGAGGGCGGCAAAAATCTTTTTGAAGACCTTTTCCTGGCCCAGCAACTTAAAAACCTGAAAAAGGACCTTAAATTTTCCTACACCAAAGTGACCAACCACCAGGACGGCCAGCATATGGTCAACAATATTCACAACCTGCTGGACTACCCGCTGAACGTGATCGTGTACAACTTCGTGGACATGCTGAGCCACGCCCGCACAGAGATGGAAGTGCTGAAAGAACTGGCCGGCGACGAGGTGAGCTACCGCTCCATAACCGCCAGCTGGTTTGAGCACAGTCCCCTGCACCAGGCCCTGAAAAAACTGGCAGACCGCAAGATCAATCTCATCGTGGCCACCGACCATGGCAGTGTGCGGGTGAAAACGCCGGTAAAAGTGATAGGCGACAAGCAGACCACTACCAACCTGCGTTACAAACACGGGCGCAACCTGAACTACGAGCCCAAAGAGGTACTGGCCTTCCGCGACCCGCGCGATGCCGGCCTGCCACGCCCCAACGTGAACTCGTCCTACATTTTTGCCAAAGGCGATAACTACCTCTGCTACCCGAACAACTATAATTACTTTGCAAACTATTACCGCAATACGTTCCAGCACGGCGGTGTAAGCATGGAAGAAATGATAGTGCCCGTAGTGCGGATGGTGTCTAAATAA
- a CDS encoding HD domain-containing protein yields the protein MTDSKRKIVNDPVYGFITIDHPLIFAVISHPYYQRLRRIQQMALANMVYPGAMHTRFHHSLGAYHLMSCALTELKSKGIEITGEEEIAAKLAILLHDIGHGPYSHALESTIVEGVSHEQLSQWLMEQLNEELGGALRLTIEIFNDRYHKKFLHQLVSSQLDVDRMDYLNRDSFYTGVAEGVIAHDRILKMLTVHQGELMVEEKGVYSIEKFIVARRLMYWQVYLHKTVLSAENMLVKILERAKYLAHQGQELFCSPALRFFLYRHITGRHFEENPECLQEFCRLDDYDIMGAVKVWARHPDRILSLLCTWLVNRRLFKVVLSGEPFEQNVTDVLDRSIQDQLGIAAEDLHYFVFTGTASLRAYNVANERINILFKDGTVKDISSIDNALVSHTLAIPVKKFYICHPKIQATDVSGINIANV from the coding sequence ATGACCGACAGCAAGCGCAAAATCGTGAATGATCCGGTGTATGGCTTCATCACCATCGATCATCCGCTTATTTTTGCCGTGATCTCTCACCCATATTACCAGCGGCTGCGCCGCATACAGCAAATGGCGCTGGCCAATATGGTGTATCCCGGGGCCATGCACACCCGCTTCCACCACAGCCTGGGCGCCTATCACCTCATGAGCTGCGCCCTGACGGAGCTCAAAAGCAAGGGCATTGAGATCACCGGGGAAGAAGAAATAGCCGCCAAACTGGCCATCCTCCTGCACGACATAGGCCATGGCCCTTACTCCCACGCCCTGGAAAGCACCATCGTGGAAGGCGTATCGCACGAGCAACTGAGCCAGTGGCTCATGGAACAATTAAATGAGGAACTGGGCGGGGCCCTCCGCCTCACCATCGAGATATTTAATGACCGTTACCATAAAAAATTCCTGCACCAACTGGTAAGCAGCCAGCTGGATGTAGACCGGATGGACTACCTGAACCGCGACAGTTTTTATACCGGGGTAGCAGAAGGGGTGATAGCCCATGACCGTATCCTGAAAATGCTCACCGTACACCAGGGAGAGCTGATGGTGGAAGAAAAAGGCGTGTATTCCATTGAAAAATTCATCGTGGCCCGCCGCCTTATGTACTGGCAGGTGTACCTGCATAAAACGGTGCTGAGCGCCGAAAACATGCTGGTAAAGATCCTGGAAAGGGCTAAATACCTGGCGCACCAGGGCCAGGAGCTGTTCTGCTCGCCTGCCCTGCGCTTTTTCCTGTACCGGCACATTACCGGGCGCCACTTTGAGGAAAACCCGGAATGCCTGCAGGAGTTCTGCCGCCTGGATGATTACGATATCATGGGCGCCGTAAAGGTATGGGCCCGGCACCCGGACCGCATCCTGAGCCTGCTCTGCACCTGGCTGGTAAACCGCCGCCTGTTTAAAGTAGTGCTCAGCGGGGAGCCTTTTGAACAGAATGTCACGGACGTGCTGGACCGTAGCATACAGGATCAGCTGGGCATTGCCGCGGAAGACCTGCATTACTTTGTATTTACTGGCACAGCCAGCCTCCGCGCCTACAATGTGGCAAACGAGCGCATCAATATACTTTTCAAGGATGGCACCGTAAAAGATATTTCTTCTATTGATAATGCATTAGTCAGTCATACGCTGGCTATACCAGTAAAAAAATTCTACATTTGTCATCCGAAAATCCAGGCTACCGACGTTTCAGGGATAAACATCGCGAACGTGTGA